The DNA sequence GGCCATGGCCGCCGAACTCCTCGGCCGACTGCCCGGTTCCGCCCTGACGGCCCGGATGACCGCCCGGGCCCGCACGTGCGTCGCGCTCGACCAGGGCGTCGTCGTGGTCGAGGCCCCGCACGAGTGCGACGACGGGATGCGGCGGGACGGCATCACGGCCAGACCCCCGTCGGGGCGCGGCGCGCGGTCCTGGTGGCTGAGCGGGATCGTGGAGGCCACACCGCTGTCCGTCTGGCCGGCCCGGCTGGGCGTCCCCGGCGCCGCCGAGGCGGTTGCGCTGCCCGTCGCCGACGGCTGGCGGCCCGACCTGCACGCGGCCTGGTGCCGCGCCGCCGTCCGGCAGCGGGACGCGGCCTGGGCCCGGGCCCTGCTCGGCCCCGCCACGGCGCCCCCGGCCCCCGAGGGATCGCCCGGGCGGGACCCGGCCCGGCTGCTCACCGTCCTCCCCGCGGCCGAACGGGCCGACTGGGTAGCAAGGTTCGTCGCCGCCCACGGACTGTCGGACGCGTTCCGGCTGATCGGAGTCTGCGCGGTGCCCTGGGCCGAACCGCTCGGGCTGGCCGTGGTGGACGCCCTGGAGACCGCCCGGGACGCGGGCGGCTACCCCTGGAGCTTCAGCGGCGTCATGGGCCTGGCCGAGCGCTGCCTCGACCCGGACCAGGCCGACCGGCTGGCCGTGCCGGCCGGTACCGGAGGCGTCCCGCGCGAGGACGCCACCCCGCCCGGGGCGACGGGTTACTGGGCGGAGGCGTTCCAGCGGCTCGCCGGAACGCTCCGGCTGCGCGCCGTCATGCGGGCGGAGCTGGCGGGTGACGCACACCCGGCCGGCTCCGCCGGAGGGAACCACTTGCTCAGGCCCCGGCGGCCTGGCGGACGTTGGCGTTGACCCACTCGACGATCGACGTCGTCGTCGCCCCCGGCGTGAAGATCGCCGCCACTCCCAGCTCCTTGAGCGGCGGGATGTCGGCCTCCGGGATGATGCCGCCGCCGAACACCTTGATGTCCTCGGCGTCGCGCTCCTTCAGCAGCTCGATCACCTTGGCGAACAGGGTGTTGTGCGCGCCGGACAGGATGGACAGGCCGATCGCGTCGGCGTCCTCCTGGATCGCGGTGTCGACGATCTGCTCGGGGGTCTGGTGAAGCCCGGTGTAGATGACCTCCATGCCGGCGTCCCGCAGCGCACGTGCGATGACCTTGGCCCCGCGATCGTGTCCGTCGAGCCCCGGCTTGGCCACCACCACACGGATCGGACCGGTCACTCCCATCACTGCCTCCATGTACGACTGCCGTCAGCCGGCCGCGAGGATCCCGTGCCGAACGGGCCCGGGTGTGAACGAACGTTATCCACAGCATCCCGCAAGCGGTCGTTTCGCGGTGCGGAGGGAGGGGGAAATCACACGTGGGACATCACGTTCGCCGCGACCCGCGCCCCTCTCCCGCCCGCCACGTGCCGTACAGCCGCCCGGCCGTGGCGCCAAGGAGCCCGGCGCGGGCCGCGAAGGGGAGCCTCGACGAGGTCTGCCGTGCCGCCGCCGACAGCCGCTCGGCGGCGGCGTCCCGGCAGCCGGCGCACAGCTGCCCATGAGGGCACACGGGGGACAGGGCTTCGGCCTGTGTGCCGTTCGGAGGTCGACCATGGGGGCCTTGCCCGCCTTATCCCTTGTCTCCGGAGCTCTGGTCTCCGGGGCTTCGCCATCCACCGGTTCCGGCGCCCCGCGGCCGTCGGCCGCGCTGGTCCGGTCCACGGCGCTGGAGCTGGTCATCCTGGCCTGCCACACGCTGCTGTACCCGACGGGCGTCACCCAGGAGCGTCATCCACCGCCCCTCGCCACGCCACTGGCACCCATGGAGAAGGACATCACGAACGACCGCGTTCCCGTGCTCCTCCTCCATGGATTCGCCGACAACCGTTCGGTGTTCGTCCTGCTGCGCCGTTCGCTGCTCCGGCACGGCTGGGGGCACGTGGCCTCGCTCAACCACTCGCTCCTCACCCGCGACATCCGCACCGCCGCCACGGCGCTGAGCCGGTACGTCGAGGAGTTTCGGGCCCGGACGGGCGCCGAGCGGATCGATGTCGTCGGGCACAGTCTGGGCGGCTTGGTGGCCCGTTACTACGTCCAGCGGCTGGGGGGTGACGCCCTGGTCCGCCGGCTGGTCACGCTCGGGACGCCGCACGGCGGCACGCGGGTGGCCCCGCCGATGTCGGTGCACCCGCTGGTACGGCAGATGCGCCCGGGTTCCGGAGTCATCAGGGAGCTGGCCGCGCCGGCCCCCGGCTGCCGGACGCGCTTCGTCGGTTTCTGGAGCGATCTGGACCAGGTGATGGTCCCCGTGGAGACGGCCCGTCTCGACCATCCGGACCTGATGGTGCGGAACATCCGCGTCAGCGGCGTCGGCCACCTCGCCCTCCCCGTCCACCCGGCCGTGGTGGCGGGCATCCGGCAGGCGCTGGCGTCGCGGGACGGGAGCGAGGACGACGCCGGGCGGGTATCCGTGGCATGACTCCGGCGTCGCGTCCACGGGAACTTCGGCGCCCCTTCGTGTGACGCGCGGAAACCATAGGGCAACCTTTGATCGCACCCCACTTGCCCGATTAATGTCGAACGATTTTCGAACGTCAAAGCGACTCAGGCGTGCCCCGTCCGCCAAAAGGCGGCTAAATGCCCAGGCTCCCGGCCCACGAAACGTGAGGAAGATTGTGGCCGTCGCATACCGCCGGGTACAGTCGCCGCTACTTCTCCTGCTCCCGAGGCGAAATGGAAGTGGTGGTGAACGACCGTCACCCATCGGCGGCCCCGGATCCGTCCGTTCCCGCTCCCGATGCAGCATTCGGACACCACCCGTCCCCCCAGCAGCCCACCGCCTACGGCTGGACCGGTCACGACACCGGCCAGTGGGACACGACCCATCAGTGGGACGCCTCCGGTCACACCCAGACCTGGGACTTCAGCGCCTGTGACACCGGCGGGCAGACCGGCTGGGGACAGGCCCAGGGCGGCTCCTGGGCGACCGGCTCCGGCAGCGGGCCCGCCGGGCAGTGGCAGTGGGAGACGTCGAGTTCGACCGGGTGGGGAAACCTTCCTGATGGTGGCTGGGGTGACGCCTCGGGCCAGTGGGACACCGGACACTCCGCCCAGTGGGACACTTCGGGCCAGTGGGACACCAGTGGTTACGGCTCCCTGCCGCAGGCCCCACAGCAGCCCGTCGACCACGCCATGACCCAGACCTGGGACGCCTCGGCCTGGGCCCAGCCCGCCGACCCCTGGGCCGGCAACCACGCGGCGGAGACGCAGACCTGGGACGCCAGCGCCTGGGCGGAGACCGCGCAGCCCGCGCCGCCGCACGACCCGACGCTGATGGCCGTCATCCCCGGCCTCGGCGCGGAGCACGTACCGCCCGGCCCGGCACCGGTGACCGACGCCGACACGCGGACCATGCACGCCGTCTTCGCCCCGGCCACGGACGGTTTCGCCCCGGACGACCCGGCGGCGAGCGACCTCATGGCCGACGGGTCCGTCCCGGACGACCAGCCCGCCGGTGACGACGACCGGCACGGCGCCGAGGCGACCGCCGGCGACCGCCCGGTGCGCAACCGGCGCAAGGGCGGCGCCCCCCGCTCCGGTTACCGGCCCCGCCGCAAGGCCCTCCTCACGGTGGCCGTGCCCTCGGTCGCCGTGATGGGCGTGGCCGGTGTGGCCGCCGCGACCGTCGCGTCCAGCGGGGGCCACGAGGCGCAGCAGACCCAGGCCGCGTCCGCCCCCGACGCGTCCACCGCCAAACTCTCCGCCGCCAACAACAAGCTGGACACCCAGCTCGCCGGACTGAGCCGGGGGGCGGACGACTTCGCCACCCGCGCCAACCGGACGCAGGAACGCATCGACCTGCGGCTGCGCCAGGAGGAAGAACGCAAGCGGAAGGCCGAGGAGGCCGCCCGCAAGGAGGCCGAACGGCCCAAGTTCGCGCTGCCCGTCGCCCAGCACGGGCTCAGCGCGTACTACGGACAGGCGGGCGTCAACTGGATGTCCGTACACACCGGCATCGACTTCCCCGTCAGTTACGGCACCCCCGTGATGGCGGCTACCGACGGCACCGTCCGCACCCAGTACAACGTCGCCTACGGCAACATGGCCATAGTGACCTCCCCGGACGGGACCGAGACCTGGTACTGCCACCTCAGCAGCACCCGGGTGCGGTCCGGGCAGGTCAAGGCCGGTGACGTGATCGCCTACTCCGGCAACTCGGGCAACTCCACCGGACCGCACCTGCACTTCGAGGTACGGCCCGGCGGCTCGGCCGTCGACCCGCTGCCGTGGCTGCGCGCCCACGACCTCGACCCGACCTGACCGGCCCGGGAGCGGCCGTCGGCCGGCACCGCCCCCGGCCCCCGGCTACAGCTTCTCGACCGGCGCGTAGCGCAGCAGCAGGCGCTTGGGCTTCTCCTGCCCGAAGTCGATCGTCGCCTCGGCGTTGTCGCCACTGCCCTTGACGCCGACGACCGTGCCCAGGCCGAACGAGTCGTGGGTGACCCGGTCGCCGATCGCCAGGGACACCACCGGACGGTCCTTGGCGCGCCGCGTGGCGAAGCCGCTCGGCCCCGCCGCGCCCCGGCCGCCGATACGCGACGACGAGGAGGCCGCGGACCGGCCCGAGGCGATCCCGGACACCGACGCCGACGGCGTGGCCGGCCCGGTGCGGCGCCACTCGACGTACCGGTCGGGGATCTCCTCCAGGAAGCGGGACGGCGGGTTGTAGGCGGGCTGGCCCCAGGCGCTGCGCATGCTCGACCGGGTCAGGTACAGCCGCTCGCGGGCCCGGGTGATGCCCACGTAGGCGAGCCGCCGCTCCTCCTCCAGCTCCTTGGTCTGGCCGAGGGCGCGCATGTGCGGGAAGACGCCGTCCTCCATGCCGGTGAGGAAGACGACCGGGAACTCCAGGCCCTTGGCGGTGTGCAGGGTCATCAGCGTGATGACGCCGGTGCCCTCGGTGTCTTCGTCGGGGATCTGGTCCGAGTCGGCGACGAGGGCGACCTTCTCCAGGAACTCCGCGAGGGTGCCGGGCTCGTCCTCGGTCCGCTCCTGCTCGAACTCCAGGGCCACGGCCGCGAGTTCCTGGAGGTTCTCGATGCGGGTCTCGTCCTGCGGGTCGGTGGACGCCTGGAGTTCGGCCAGGTAGCCGGTGCGCTCCAGCACCGCCTCCAGAACGGTGGCCGGTCCGGCGCCGGACTCGACGATCGTGCGGAGCTCGTCCATCAGGACGTTGAAGCGCTTCACGGCGTTGGCCGAGCGGGCGGCCATGCCGTAGGCGTCGTCGACGCGGCGCAGCGCCTGCGAGAAGCTGATCTTCTCGCGCAGGGACAGCGCGTCGATCATGGCTTCGGCGCGCTCGCCGATGCCGCGCTTGGGCACGTTGAGGATCCGGCGCAGCGGCACGGTGTCCTCGGGGTTGGCCAGAACGCGCAGGTAGGCGAGGACGTCCCGGACCTCCTTGCGCTCGTAGAAGCGCACGCCGCCGACGACCTTGTAGGGCAGGCCGACGCGAATGAAGATCTCTTCGAAGACACGGGACTGGGCGTTGGTCCGGTAGAAGATCGCGACGTCGCCGGCCTTGGCGTCGCCGGCGTCGGTCAGCCGGTCGATCTCGTCGGCGACGAACTGGGCCTCGTCGTGCTCGGTGTCGGCCACGTAGCCGGTGATCGTGGAGCCGGCGCCGGCCTCGGTCCACAGGTTCTTCGGGCGGCGGTTCTCGTTACGCTCGATGACCGCGTTGGCGGCGCTCAGGATCGTCTGCGTGGAGCGGTAGTTCTGCTCCAGCAGGATCGTCGTGGCGTCCGGGTAGTCCTCCTCGAACTGGAGGATGTTGCGGATGGTGGCGCCGCGGAAGGCGTAGATGGACTGGTCGGCGTCGCCGACGACGCACAGCTCGCCGGGGCCCTCCTCGCCCGCCGTCGCCGGGGTGCCCACCAGCTCGCGGATCAGCGTGTACTGGGCGTGGTTGGTGTCCTGGTACTCGTCGACCAGGACGTGCCGGAAGCGGCGCCGGTAGTGCTCGGCGACGTCCGGGAACGCCTGGAGCAGGTGGACCGTGGTCATGATGATGTCGTCGAAGTCGAGCGCGTTGGCCTCGCGCAGCCTCGACTGGTACATCGCGTACGCCTCGGCGAGGGTCTTCTCGAAGCCGTCGGCGGCCTGCGCCGCGAACGCCTCCTCGTCGATCAGCTCGTTCTTGAGATTGGAGATCTTCGCGCTGAACGACTTCGGCGGGAACTTCTTCGGGTCGAGGTCCAGGTCGCGGCAGACCAGGGCCATGAGCCGCTTGGAGTCGGCGGCGTCGTAGATAGAGAAGGACGACGTGAAGCCGAGCTTCTTGCTCTCCCGGCGCAGGATCCGGACGCAGGCGCTGTGGAACGTCATCACCCACATCGCGTCGGCCCGGGGACCGACGAGCTGCTCGACGCGCTCCTTCATCTCGCCCGCGGCCTTGTTGGTGAAGGTGATCGCGAGGATCTGCCCCGGGTGGACACCCCGGGCGCCGAGGAGATGGGCGATGCGGTGGGTGAGGACGCGGGTCTTGCCCGAGCCCGCGCCGGCGACGATGAGCAGCGGGGAGCCGGAGTGCACCACGGCGGCGCGCTGCTGGTCGTTCATGCCCTCCAGCAGCGCGGCGGGGTCCACGACGGGCCGCGGGGCGCCGTCGCGGTAGTAGGCCTCCCTGGGGACGGGCGCGTCGAAGGCGCCGCCGAAGAGGTCGTCCGGCAGCGGCTCGGGGGCCGTGTCCTCCGGAGGAGGCGGCGGCTCCTCGTCGGAAGGGACGAGATCCGCCAGGAAGCTGTCGTCAAAGAGGCTGCTCATCGTCATCCGAGTCTAGGCGGCCCCACTGACAACCCGTCCCTCCCGGCTTCCCGGGGGACGGGGAGGGGTGCCGTGACGCGGGTCACGTCCAGAGGACGGCGATGAAGACGTCGGCCGTGGTCAGCGCCCCGACCGTGCCGAAGGCGGCCGCCCCGGCCCGATCGTCGTCCCGTTTCAGGTACACGAGGCCGAGGACCACCACCAGCAGGGTCAGTTTCAGGCCGATCTTGAAGGTGTTCACCGCGTCGTCCTGCGCGCGGTGCAGACCGACCAGTGCCATGCCGGTGACCAGCATGGTGAGGGCGCCGTGCAGCATCCCGGGGGTCATCCGGGCCTCTCCCTTGCCCATGGCCTTCATCTGAGCCAGGAAGCCACCGAGCAGGGCGGCGATGCCGATGATGTGCAAGCCGATCATGGCGTGAATCAGAAGGTCCATGAGGGCCGACCCTAGCCGGACGTTCAGGCTCCGCATAAATCGGGTTCCGTAGCACCAACTCCCCCGTAATCGGGCAAAGATCATCGATCCGGTCAGTCCTGGATCCAAACCTTCCGCGGGGCTGAGGAGTTCCCGGTCCGCACCGGTCTTTTCACCACCGGTTCCGGCCATTAACAGTCATGTGCGTTACCGGCGGATCTCGCGGTTTAGCGTCCTGCCCCAGACGGCGGTGGCCCGCCCTCCTCCCTCCCTCGGACGGGCCGCCGCCTGAGCCCCCAGCCTGCCCCCGGACAGGAAGGAAGTGACGGCCGCCGTGGCGTCGCACCGCAAGCCCAAGCACCACCCGCTCCTCAGCGGCACCGCCCGGAAGGCGGCCGGACTCGCCCTGGCGGGTGCCGCCACCGCCACCGTGCCGGCCGGCACCGGCCACGCGGCGCCCCAGCGGACCCCGGACGAGGTGAAGGCACAGGTCGCGCGCTACTACCGGCAGGCCGAGGTGGCGACGGAGCGGTACAACGGGGTGAAGGAGCGCACGGACCGGGCCCGGGCCGTGCTCGACGGCCTCCAGGACGACGCCGCCCGCCGGACCGAGCGGCTCAACGCCGCCCGCGACGCCCTCGGGTCGTACGCCACGGCCCAGTACCGCGCCGGAGGCATCCCCCCTTCGGTGCGGCTGCTGCTCTCGTCCTCGCCCCGGCACTTCCTGGACCGGGCGTCGATGGCCGAGCGCACCGGGGCCCGCGAGGCCACCGAGGTGGCCCGGGTGCGGGAGGAGCTCCGGCAGGTACGGCAGGTCAGGACCACGGCCGAGGGCAAGCTCCGGGAGCTGGAGGACGAGCGGAACGCGCTCGCGCGGCACCGCCGGACCATCGAGGCCAAGCTCGCCGCCGCGCGCGACCTGCTCCGT is a window from the Streptomyces mobaraensis genome containing:
- a CDS encoding DUF5691 domain-containing protein, which translates into the protein MNASGPEAPPTDVPWDDLVTAALIGTGRRGTPAGPRPGQDPALALLDAAALHTVRRRAAALPVAAGKRPEPAPPDPRPPLPGAAQRRLALLLGERAGAGDRRRTAAPDLVELLPQWLTAANAHGYRPPDILLPGLLDAARARTDLRPEALAFAGPRGRWLARLNPQWAYVLRSHPPGSAAASSGSPDAVGLVGLRRVWREGLFADRLAALTAVRRRDPAAGRELLAGTWTTERAEDRQAFLGALRDGLSPDDEPFLEAALSDRGRSVRAMAAELLGRLPGSALTARMTARARTCVALDQGVVVVEAPHECDDGMRRDGITARPPSGRGARSWWLSGIVEATPLSVWPARLGVPGAAEAVALPVADGWRPDLHAAWCRAAVRQRDAAWARALLGPATAPPAPEGSPGRDPARLLTVLPAAERADWVARFVAAHGLSDAFRLIGVCAVPWAEPLGLAVVDALETARDAGGYPWSFSGVMGLAERCLDPDQADRLAVPAGTGGVPREDATPPGATGYWAEAFQRLAGTLRLRAVMRAELAGDAHPAGSAGGNHLLRPRRPGGRWR
- a CDS encoding cobalamin B12-binding domain-containing protein, translating into MGVTGPIRVVVAKPGLDGHDRGAKVIARALRDAGMEVIYTGLHQTPEQIVDTAIQEDADAIGLSILSGAHNTLFAKVIELLKERDAEDIKVFGGGIIPEADIPPLKELGVAAIFTPGATTTSIVEWVNANVRQAAGA
- a CDS encoding esterase/lipase family protein, translated to MGALPALSLVSGALVSGASPSTGSGAPRPSAALVRSTALELVILACHTLLYPTGVTQERHPPPLATPLAPMEKDITNDRVPVLLLHGFADNRSVFVLLRRSLLRHGWGHVASLNHSLLTRDIRTAATALSRYVEEFRARTGAERIDVVGHSLGGLVARYYVQRLGGDALVRRLVTLGTPHGGTRVAPPMSVHPLVRQMRPGSGVIRELAAPAPGCRTRFVGFWSDLDQVMVPVETARLDHPDLMVRNIRVSGVGHLALPVHPAVVAGIRQALASRDGSEDDAGRVSVA
- a CDS encoding M23 family metallopeptidase, giving the protein MNDRHPSAAPDPSVPAPDAAFGHHPSPQQPTAYGWTGHDTGQWDTTHQWDASGHTQTWDFSACDTGGQTGWGQAQGGSWATGSGSGPAGQWQWETSSSTGWGNLPDGGWGDASGQWDTGHSAQWDTSGQWDTSGYGSLPQAPQQPVDHAMTQTWDASAWAQPADPWAGNHAAETQTWDASAWAETAQPAPPHDPTLMAVIPGLGAEHVPPGPAPVTDADTRTMHAVFAPATDGFAPDDPAASDLMADGSVPDDQPAGDDDRHGAEATAGDRPVRNRRKGGAPRSGYRPRRKALLTVAVPSVAVMGVAGVAAATVASSGGHEAQQTQAASAPDASTAKLSAANNKLDTQLAGLSRGADDFATRANRTQERIDLRLRQEEERKRKAEEAARKEAERPKFALPVAQHGLSAYYGQAGVNWMSVHTGIDFPVSYGTPVMAATDGTVRTQYNVAYGNMAIVTSPDGTETWYCHLSSTRVRSGQVKAGDVIAYSGNSGNSTGPHLHFEVRPGGSAVDPLPWLRAHDLDPT
- the pcrA gene encoding DNA helicase PcrA — its product is MSSLFDDSFLADLVPSDEEPPPPPEDTAPEPLPDDLFGGAFDAPVPREAYYRDGAPRPVVDPAALLEGMNDQQRAAVVHSGSPLLIVAGAGSGKTRVLTHRIAHLLGARGVHPGQILAITFTNKAAGEMKERVEQLVGPRADAMWVMTFHSACVRILRRESKKLGFTSSFSIYDAADSKRLMALVCRDLDLDPKKFPPKSFSAKISNLKNELIDEEAFAAQAADGFEKTLAEAYAMYQSRLREANALDFDDIIMTTVHLLQAFPDVAEHYRRRFRHVLVDEYQDTNHAQYTLIRELVGTPATAGEEGPGELCVVGDADQSIYAFRGATIRNILQFEEDYPDATTILLEQNYRSTQTILSAANAVIERNENRRPKNLWTEAGAGSTITGYVADTEHDEAQFVADEIDRLTDAGDAKAGDVAIFYRTNAQSRVFEEIFIRVGLPYKVVGGVRFYERKEVRDVLAYLRVLANPEDTVPLRRILNVPKRGIGERAEAMIDALSLREKISFSQALRRVDDAYGMAARSANAVKRFNVLMDELRTIVESGAGPATVLEAVLERTGYLAELQASTDPQDETRIENLQELAAVALEFEQERTEDEPGTLAEFLEKVALVADSDQIPDEDTEGTGVITLMTLHTAKGLEFPVVFLTGMEDGVFPHMRALGQTKELEEERRLAYVGITRARERLYLTRSSMRSAWGQPAYNPPSRFLEEIPDRYVEWRRTGPATPSASVSGIASGRSAASSSSRIGGRGAAGPSGFATRRAKDRPVVSLAIGDRVTHDSFGLGTVVGVKGSGDNAEATIDFGQEKPKRLLLRYAPVEKL
- a CDS encoding C40 family peptidase; the protein is MASHRKPKHHPLLSGTARKAAGLALAGAATATVPAGTGHAAPQRTPDEVKAQVARYYRQAEVATERYNGVKERTDRARAVLDGLQDDAARRTERLNAARDALGSYATAQYRAGGIPPSVRLLLSSSPRHFLDRASMAERTGAREATEVARVREELRQVRQVRTTAEGKLRELEDERNALARHRRTIEAKLAAARDLLRTLPPAVRPADDGHGDTGAGHPAGRSAPADAAPPPAAAPAGRAPATGRAAQAVAFAYGALGKPYVWGATGPSGYDCSGLTQAAWRAAGVSLPRTTYTQINSGHRVTRSRLAPGDLVFFYSGVSHVGLYVGDGKMIHAPHPGAPVSIAPVDSMPFAGAVRPA